Proteins from a genomic interval of Schistosoma mansoni strain Puerto Rico chromosome 2, complete genome:
- a CDS encoding putative transcription initiation factor iia (tfiia),gamma chain, which yields MQKFDQCISNALAKRVKNRLSLRGHLNTYRNCDNVWTLVMNDVEIKDSSAIMTVDKIKIVACEGKNAKPTSSKISVSSISDRSRLGAGIGGEDNEQREAFDSGDEME from the exons ATGCAGAAGTTCGACCAATGTATAAGTAATGCTTTGGCAAAACGTGTTAAAAACCGTCTTTCGCTTCGTGGTCATCTGAATACTTACAGAAACTGTGACAACGTATGGACGTTAGTGATGAATGATGTGGAAATAAAGGATTCATCTGCTATTATGACAGTTGATAAG ATAAAAATAGTTGCTTGTGAAGGCAAGAATGCAAAACCAACTTCCTCAAAAATATCCGTATCCTCAATCAGTGATCGTTCAAGGTTAGGTGCTGGTATAGGCGGTGAGGATAACGAACAACGCGAAGCTTTTGATTCTGGGGATGAGATGGAATAA